A single window of Amphiura filiformis chromosome 17, Afil_fr2py, whole genome shotgun sequence DNA harbors:
- the LOC140137328 gene encoding uncharacterized protein: MCTINNETTIMPSDRESHHLSSTSTLFTRQVSCSVAAMFSLVFTLSIYLSMKQMPLVFYQTQNISFENVQLARTLEPPREPLCSPAQRIVFLKTHKTAGTSIGTILQRYGYTRNLSFAIPAKDTPVFHCCRYFKRTDVYQYTEQEVQFEPEFGNQTWGFNMMTSHAVYSRPEMDAVVPDGLYVTSLRNPVDQFESAFVYFDMMKQAKISTNNNTNPLSVFFTNPENYRKRIRYGEKQVQNGQMYDLGFQSQYFSDPFYIRYKIRQLEREFDLVIIKEYFDESLILMKKLFCWEMDDILYIPKRIRDSGFRYNISENLRQNITKWNHADVLLYEHFNRTLWRKIEEYGAEFGQELDVFRRRIVDVTSLCEAGSQIIKDNVHHMNIIRLGNKTHFCRNLLRMDGEYTALIRKRMQVKEWKNTQDQRNTSISDLNSKQQTEKGNINSTKSKLSTNNSPISDTMNGKRITRKWMQLFKTDITSLRNPVDQFESAFVYFDMMKQAKITTNNNTNPLSVFFTNPENYRKRIRYGEKQVQNGQMYDLGFQSQYFSDPFYIKYKIRQLEREFDLVIIKEYFDESLILMKKLFCWEMDDILYIPKRIRDSGFRYNISENLRQNIREWNHADVLLYEHFNRTLWRKIEEYGAEFWQELDAFRRHIVDVTSLCEAGSQIIKDNVHHMNIIRLGNKTTFCRNLLRMDGEYTALIRKRMQVKEWKNTQRNTSISDLNSKQQTVKGNINSTKSKLSTNNSPISDTMNGKRITRVRKKIFKKIVKKIKKPVTKAGYKAVRKP, from the exons ATGTGTACAATCAACAATGAAACGACAATCATGCCGTCTGATCGGGAAAGTCACCATTTATCATCAACAAGTACTCTGTTCACACGTCAAGTTTCATGTAGCGTCGCAGCCATGTTTTCTTTAGTGTTTACTCTGTCCATTTATCTTAGCATGAAGCAGATGCCACTGGTGTTCTACCAAACTCAAAATATATCATTTGAAAACGTTCA ATTAGCCCGAACGCTAGAGCCACCTCGGGAGCCATTGTGTTCACCAGCTCAACGGATTGTATTTCTGAAAACTCACAAGACAGCCGGAACATCAATAGGTACTATCCTGCAACGTTATGGATATACAAGAAACCTCAGCTTTGCAATACCAGCTAAAGATACACCTGTATTTCATTGTTGCAGATATTTTAAAAGAACAGACGTTTATCAATATACAGAACAAGAAGTACAGTTCGAACCAGAATTTGGGAATCAAACATGGGGTTTCAATATGATGACATCCCATGCTGTTTATTCACGTCCAGAAATGGATGCAGTAGTTCCAGACGGCTTATATGTAACTTCGTTAAGAAATCCAGTGGATCAATTTGAATCAGCATTTGTATATTTTGACATGATGAAGCAAGCAAAGATTTCTACCAATAATAACACTAATCCACTGTCTGTTTTCTTCACAAATCCTGAGAATTATAGAAAGAGAATAAGATACGGCGAGAAACAGGTTCAAAATGGCCAAATGTATGATTTGGGTTTTCAAAGTCAGTATTTTTCTGATCCGTTTTACATCAGATATAAAATAAGACAATTGGAAAGAGAATTCGATCTtgtgattatcaaagaatattttGATGAATCTCTCATCTTGATGAAGAAACTTTTCTGTTGGGAAATGGACGATATTCTTTATATTCCAAAAAGAATCAGAGACTCTGGTTTTAGATATAATATAAGTGAAAACTTGagacaaaatatcacaaaatggaaTCATGCGGATGTGTTATTATATGAGCATTTTAACAGAACGTTATGGCGCAAAATAGAGGAATATGGCGCAGAATTTGGGCAGGAATTAGATGTATTTCGCAGGCGTATAGTGGATGTTACGTCATTGTGCGAAGCTGGTAGTCAAATTATCAAAGACAATGTACACCATATGAATATCATTCGTCTTGGAAATAAGACACACTTTTGTCGGAATTTGTTACGGATGGATGGTGAATATACCGCTCTTATTCGAAAGCGGATGCAGGTAAAAGAATGGAAGAATACTCAAGATCAACGGAATACGTCAATATCTGATCTGAACTCCAAGCAACAAACTGAGAAAGGGAATATAAACTCTACAAAATCTAAGTTATCTACAAATAATAGCCCTATTAGTGATACAATGAACGGTAAAAGAATCACACGT AAGTGGATGCAGTTGTTCAAGACGGATATAACTTCGTTAAGAAATCCAGTGGATCAATTTGAATCAGCATTTGTATATTTTGACATGATGAAGCAAGCAAAGATTACTACCAATAATAACACTAATCCACTGTCTGTTTTCTTCACAAATCCTGAGAATTATAGAAAGAGAATAAGATACGGCGAGAAACAGGTTCAAAATGGCCAAATGTATGATTTGGGTTTTCAAAGTCAGTATTTTTCTGATCCGTTTTACATCAAATATAAAATAAGACAATTGGAAAGAGAATTCGATCTtgtgattatcaaagaatattttGATGAATCTCTCATCTTGATGAAGAAACTTTTCTGTTGGGAAATGGACGATATTCTTTATATTCCAAAAAGAATCAGAGACTCTGGTTTTAGATATAATATAAGTGAAAACTTGAGACAAAATATCAGGGAATGGAATCATGCGGATGTGTTATTATATGAGCATTTTAACAGAACGTTATGGCGCAAAATAGAGGAATATGGCGCGGAATTTTGGCAGGAATTAGATGCATTTCGCAGGCATATAGTGGATGTTACGTCATTGTGCGAAGCTGGTAGTCAAATTATCAAAGACAATGTACACCATATGAATATCATTCGTCTTGGAAATAAGACAACCTTTTGTCGGAATTTGTTACGGATGGATGGTGAATATACCGCTCTTATTCGAAAACGGATGCAGGTAAAAGAATGGAAGAATACTCAACGGAATACGTCAATATCTGATCTGAACTCCAAGCAACAAACTGTGAAAGGGAATATAAACTCTACAAAATCTAAGTTATCTACAAATAATAGCCCTATTAGTGATACAATGAACGGTAAAAGAATCACACGTGTAAGgaagaaaatattcaaaaaaatagtaaaaaaaattaagaaacctGTGACTAAAGCCGGGTATAAAGCCGTGCGAAAACCGTAG